One Littorina saxatilis isolate snail1 linkage group LG10, US_GU_Lsax_2.0, whole genome shotgun sequence DNA window includes the following coding sequences:
- the LOC138978584 gene encoding uncharacterized protein DDB_G0290587-like isoform X1, with protein MKVVAVCFLVLLFAPVAATMKCMRDEIPVCIGDFNTTVRTFATEIDPRAFLVPIPEKLCVASQTYINCLHRVCPGLITQVEVGAIKVNLLLINVECALLAVPTAASPTGTATTTISMPTTPMTDIASVMKATTAFLVPPTDATTFATTTAATTAAEATTTMPPSPITDAELQQTASPAETDPTTVTTTTTTTTTTTAAPTTPRTAATNPPATLATEAETESTEAETESTEAETESMTDTTPFKTE; from the exons ATGAAGGTCGTTGCTGTTTGCTTCTTGGTATTGTTGTTCG CGCCTGTGGCGGCCACAATGAAGTGCATGAGAGATGAAATCCCTGTGTGCATTGGGGACTTCAACACCACCGTGCGTACCTTTGCCACGGAAATTGACCCCCGAGCTTTCCTTGTACCTATACCCGAAAAACTCTGCGT AGCATCACAGACCTACATCAACTGTCTGCATCGGGTGTGTCCTGGTTTGATCACTCAGGTGGAGGTGGGCGCCATTAAAGTCAACCTGCTGCTGATCAACGTGGAATGCG CTCTCCTTGCCGTCCCCACCGCAGCTTCACCAACTGGTACTGCAACGACGACAATCAGCATGCCCACAACACCTATGACGGACATTGCTTCAGTGATGAAAGCTACAACTGCCTTCCTGG TTCCTCCTACAGACGCCACCACctttgcaacaacaacagcagcaacgaCAGCAGCGGAAGCGACAACTACCATGCCACCATCACCAATCACAGACGCAGAACTACAGCAAACAGCTTCTCCTGCGGAAACCG ATCCCACCACTGttaccactaccaccaccaccactaccaccactactGCAGCCCCAACTACACCAAGGACAGCTGCCACAAACCCTCCAGCCACCCTGGCCACTGAAGCAGAAACAGAGTCTACGGAAGCAGAAACAGAGTCTACTGAAGCAGAAACAGAGTCTATGACGGACACTACTCCATTCAAAACAG AATGA
- the LOC138978586 gene encoding uncharacterized protein isoform X2, with product MPKKTTAKKTPPDLPAVKQRERRVQQEQGFYSDLLKVKGRTATPKRDDNNIKRRQAATRKVLAEPVSKEDNGKHKKGTPDRSKQRELPSTGAAAPTQDGQTEPEAQERKNVVAVVQDDTVSSAAVKGFLHGDSLPWEQSPVRMEQSEGQLTIKGTIEQVHRVLQRLAKIKSKAASVPPTAQECVAKVNAVSDVSAENSNKEGGQNVTTVYIKSNRGEDVPVTVEVPIPIPPVQKCSHNAAVNSTIVSTATENCEDAEAIGETVVYREAEENCVHTDEHNDNSIKNISCRSLGARGLFESRVSSKIIDGIPEKSNTQELINQLSMKTLTASRASVTESRDTESHNESQTRKGSHFVQTLPSSLPGILPLDSAVRCGLCHEELVKEQVAQHMEVIHASREKAVNCDVCSLVFPNKRRLLVHLKSTHEAANLTCQICGKQFQCQRYLRTHLQRHAGVKKFECLRCGWRFFERHKLKFHMELHKAESERSLPYRCELCGKQFANKATWSDHCNTHSGLRPFECHECGATFGHRVGLRRHKLTHEKVKPFSCNKCSKTFSLKPKLDEHMITHTGVSKHTCDICEKVFTAATSLRRHTLKCPAVSMLSTHTRTTTRIHTNTTPDTTPESDLSAVALDTLETQDSEQPVFLCGTCNACFATYEAAEKHTLIHLALEEQEGDDMEPQVSSQDAAVVASGNGVTSGERENEISASVEELKQIQLAASTLADLSTK from the exons ATGCCGAAGAAGACAACAGCGAAG AAGACTCCACCTGACCTGCCAGCAgtaaagcagagagagaggagggttCAGCAAGAGCAAGGATTTTACTCCGATTTACTCAAAGTCAAAGGCAGAACAGCAACGCCCAAACG GGATGACAACAATATCAAAAGACGCCAGGCGGCAACAAGGAAGGTACTGGCAGAGCCTGTGAGCAAGGAAGACAATGgaaaacacaagaaaggcacACCAGACCGCAGCAAGCAACGGGAACTGCCCAGCACTGGTGCAGCAGCCCCCACCCAAGATGGGCAGACAGAGCCAGAGGCACAGGAAAGGAAG AATGTTGTGGCAGTCGTCCAAGATGACACAGTGTCCTCAGCAGCAGTGAAAGGCTTTCTCCATGGTGATTCGTTGCCATGGGAACAAAGCCCTGTGAGGATGGAACAGTCAGAAGGCCAACTGACCATCAAAGGCACAATCGAACAGGTGCATCGTGTCTTGCAGCGGCTCGCAAAG ATAAAAAGTAAGGCAGCGTCTGTGCCTCCTACAGCACAAGAATGTGTTGCAAAAGTGAATGCTGTTTCTgatgtgtctgctgaaaacagcaacaaagagGGAGGACAAA ACGTAACCACAGTTTACATAAAGAGCAACCGTGGTGAAGATGTTCCAGTGACAGTTGAAGTACCAATACCAATACCACCAGTCCAAAAATGTTCCCACAATGCTGCTGTCAACTCTACCATTGTTTCCACAGCAACAGAAAATTGCGAAGATGCTGAGGCCATTGGTGAAACTGTTGTTTACAGAGAGGCAGAGGAGAATTGCGTGCACACAGATGAACACAATGACAACTCTATAAAAAATATTTCATGCAGATCTTTAGGAGCTAGGGGTTTGTTTGAAAGCAGGGTATCATCTAAAATCATTGATGGAATTCCAGAAAAATCAAATACCCAAGAACTGATAAACCAACTTTCCATGAAAACTTTGACTGCAAGTCGTGCTTCAGTGACTGAGAGTAGAGATACGGAATCACACAATGAATCACAGACCAGAAAGGGTAGCCACTTTGTTCAAACTCTACCTTCGTCGTTACCTGGAATACTTCCCTTGGATTCTGCAGTTCGATGTGGTTTATGCCATGAGGAGTTGGTCAAGGAACAAGTCGCACAACACATGGAGGTGATACACGCGTCGAGAGAAAAGGCGGTGAACTGTGACGTGTGTAGTTTGGTCTTCCCCAACAAGAGGAGACTGCTGGTGCATCTCAAGTCCACACATGAAGCTGCTAACTTGACATGTcag ATCTGTGGCAAGCAGTTCCAGTGTCAACGTTACCTTCGCACCCACCTCCAGCGACATGCTGGCGTCAAGAAGTTTGAGTGTCTCCGGTGCGGCTGGCGTTTCTTCGAGCGACACAAGCTCAAGTTTCACATGGAGCTGCATAAGGCAGAGAGCGAGAGGTCGTTACCGTATCGCTGTGAGCTGTGTGGGAAACAGTTTGCCAACAAGGCGACGTGGAGCGACCATTGCAACACTCACTCTGGGCTGCGACCCTTTGAGTGTCATGAGTGTGGAGCAACATTTGGTCACAG GGTTGGTTTACGCAGACACAAGCTGACTCATGAAAAAGTGAAGCCGTTTTCATGCAACAAATGTTCTAAGACCTTTTCACTGAAACCCAAACTGGATGAGCACATGATCACACACACTGGCGTCTCCAAGCATACTTGTGACATATGCGAAAAG GTGTTCACAGCTGCAACCTCTCTCAGACGGCACACCTTGAAATGCCCTGCAGTGTCGATGCTCAGCACCCACACCAGAACCACCACCAGAATCCACACCAACACCACACCAGACACAACCCCTGAATCCGACCTCAGTGCAGTAGCCTTGGACACTCTAGAAACTCAGGACTCGGAGCAACCTGTCTTTTTGTGCGGTACCTGCAACGCATGTTTTGCGACTTACGAGGCGGCTGAGAAGCACACTCTTATTCACCTTGCCTTGGAGGAGCAGGAAGGAGATGATATGGAGCCACAAGTTTCTTCTCAAGACGCTGCAGTGGTTGCTTCAGGGAATGGTGTAACTTCAGGTGAACGAGAAAATGAGATCAGCGCGAGTGTTGAGGAGTTGAAACAGATACAGCTTGCCGCCAGTACTCTGGCTGATCTATCAACAAAATAA
- the LOC138978585 gene encoding uncharacterized protein, translating into MDNRECLRCSSFSLPTVAIVIVTFMLCRTPPPVSGFGQGTQIQANFGVYCNRPASQRFPVHYDVTRCRGLCAPKNDVRNIFTIRVNATSYFRDSVRVSVTADPGGGFRNNIRGFAVVAITEDEGIVGGFMEQPDALIASCDPLMEGDTAFHARASLSRRSVALTWLPDSRNYGRIRFRVWIVVQHFDVYVLDSHYLENEISGSDQYPMTDNFYTFIVQVFNISRSAVTFINDDDDDDTIITTVANDALTIATIANDDNDDDDDNDFSDTDDASQIFDSRSTALKVGTSSTSSSLFTNVGGIPIRNNVFTSSANRGTAVTPGTTPTSATNAGNTDKNQNTGSSDSVTTSNTNGIGRSSNTNDNTTSSSSSSNNNNGRPNSSSRNNGTVSVLVSLSSNRSIQLTIPTLTSFEQAFQRRLTTTGFDINAADPFETLKREIPTFRDLFPRLEPPSGSPLSAPFAPTSGSPFSQSFGAGQGSGLTPVSSTTRIRQTFNQLFSNLGIGSPGQNPNPFGNSKFGAANQNPNQNLNPFGSSQIGATNPFRFGGTNQNLNQNTNAFGTGNPFSQPTNGIEFPNNVNAFQRGTNTNSGLNQFGQPLNPGNGLGFPRNDNAFSNPNNGFNANMQFGQIGRNMFGFPTNGNAFQRPNTNTGFTSVNGNGIFPSSQNSPFTFPGSNTQSVQNLFGSTNVFPSTNSLLSRFSQFNPTQNGGSGTTLFPAFGQQNDGNNFFAQTPGNRFFGQNPGNNLFAQNSGNSAFRQNQGNGAFGQSPGNNFFGQNPGNGAFGQNQGNSFFGQIPGNGLFGHQGSFGNFFSRHEGFPGTPFGQSQSNSFGSTNQQFPSGQSGQSNINPFTATQQNLNANRFNGGGSFAGGQPSNFNPLNTGGNTNRFQSTFGPTGSLQRSVNNFPASTSFSGGLSAQIGSFSNPAFGQNNNFNAFSSGGNSFNQFGGASLFDSFRAG; encoded by the exons atggaTAACCGTGAATGTCTCCGCTGTTCGTCGTTTTCCCTCCCGACGGTAGCTATTGTGATCGTCACATTCATGCTGTGCCGAACACCTCCCCCTGTTTCTGGATTTGGCCAAGGAACTCAAATTCAG GCAAACTTTGGAGTGTACTGTAATCGACCTGCCAGCCAGAGGTTCCCAGTCCATTATGACGTCACAAGGTGTCGTGGATTGTGTGCTCCCAAGAATGACGTCAGAAATATATTCACAATCCGTGTCAATGCCACGAGTTATTTCAGAGACAGTGTCAGAG TGTCTGTCACGGCCGACCCAGGTGGAGGGTTCCGCAACAACATCCGGGGCTTTGCTGTGGTGGCCATCACAGAGGACGAGGGGATCGTGGGGGGGTTCATGGAACAGCCAGACGCGCTGATCGCGTCATGTGACCCGCTGATGGAGGGCGACACCGCGTTCCACGCACGTGCCAGTCTCAGCAGACGATCCGTCGCGCTCACCTGGCTGCCCGATTCAAGAAACTATGGCAGAATTCGCTTCCG TGTGTGGATCGTTGTACAACACTTCGACGTCTATGTCCTGGATTCACATTACCTGGAGAACGAAATTTCAG GAAGCGACCAGTATCCTATGACAGACAACTTCTACACCTTCATCGTACAAGTTTTCAACATCTCTCGCTCTGCCGTCACCTTCatcaacgacgacgacgacgacgacaccaTCATTACCACCGTCGCCAACGACGCTTTAACCATCGCCACCATAGCCAACGATgacaacgacgatgatgacgataacGATTTCAGTGACACTGATGATGCATCACAGATATTTGACAGCAGGAGTACTGCTTTGAAGGTTGGGACTTCCTCTACATCTTCTTCCCTGTTTACGAATGTGGGAGGAATTCCTATCAGGAACAATGTCTTCACCTCTTCCGCCAACCGAGGCACTGCAGTTACACCTGGGACTACTCCAACTTCGGCTACGAACGCAGGGAACACTGACAAGAACCAGAACACAGGCAGCAGCGACAGTGTTACTACAAGCAACACGAACGGCATCGGAAGAAGCAGCAACACCAATGACAATACCacaagcagcagcagcagcagcaacaacaacaatgggagacctaacagcagcagcagaaacAACGGGACGGTGTCCGTGTTGGTCTCTCTGTCCAGCAATCGCAGCATCCAACTGACCATCCCAACCCTCACGTCCTTCGAGCAGGCCTTCCAGCGCCGTCTGACGACCACCGGGTTCGACATCAACGCTGCAGACCCCTTCGAAACTCTCAAGCGTGAAATCCCTACGTTTAGGGATCTCTTCCCTAGGCTGGAACCCCCCTCAGGTTCTCCGCTCTCCGCCCCATTCGCCCCGACCAGCGGGAGCCCCTTTTCGCAGTCGTTTGGGGCGGGGCAGGGCTCTGGGCTAACCCCTGTTTCAAGCACTACACGGATACGACAAACTTTCAACCAGTTGTTTTCAAACCTCGGCATTGGGTCGCCAGGACAAAACCCAAACCCGTTTGGGAATAGCAAGTTCGGGGCTGCCAATCAAAACCCGAATCAAAACTTGAACCCGTTTGGCAGTAGTCAAATAGGCGCTACCAATCCGTTCAGGTTTGGGGGTACAAACCAAAACCTGAATCAAAATACAAACGCGTTTGGGACTGGTAACCCTTTTAGTCAGCCAACTAATGGCATTGAATTTCCGAACAACGTCAACGCGTTTCAACGCGGAACAAACACGAATTCCGGATTAAACCAGTTTGGACAACCTTTAAATCCTGGGAATGGGCTTGGGTTTCCGAGGAACGACAATGCATTTTCAAACCCCAACAATGGGTTCAACGCTAACATGCAGTTTGGCCAAATCGGAAGAAACATGTTCGGATTCCCAACAAACGGTAACGCGTTCCAACGTCCTAATACGAATACCGGTTTTACAAGCGTGAACGGGAATGGCATTTTTCCTAGTTCGCAGAATTCCCCTTTCACTTTTCCAGGAAGCAACACACAGTCTGTCCAAAATTTATTTGGAAGTACGAATGTTTTCCCATCCACAAACTCTCTTCTGAGTCGTTTTTCGCAGTTCAATCCCACCCAAAATGGCGGATCTGGTACCACTTTGTTCCCTGCGTTTGGCCAGCAAAATGATGGAAACAATTTCTTCGCACAGACTCCTGGAAACAGATTCTTTGGACAAAATCCAGGAAATAATTTATTTGCACAAAACTCTGGAAACAGTGCCTTCAGACAAAACCAAGGAAACGGCGCCTTCGGACAAAGCCCAGGAAATAACTTCTTCGGACAAAATCCAGGAAACGGCGCCTTTGGACAAAACCAAGGAAATAGTTTCTTTGGACAAATTCCTGGCAACGGATTGTTCGGCCATCAGGGCAGTTTCGGGAACTTCTTTTCGCGGCATGAAGGGTTCCCGGGAACTCCCTTCGGCCAATCACAAAGCAACAGCTTTGGatcaacaaatcaacaattCCCTAGCGGACAGTCTGGACAAAGCAACATTAACCCTTTTACTGCTACTCAGCAAAACTTGAATGCAAACCGTTTTAATGGGGGTGGCAGTTTCGCAGGAGGCCAGCCTTCAAACTTTAACCCTTTAAACACTGGGGGAAACACAAACAGATTTCAAAGCACGTTCGGACCTACTGGTTCTTTGCAGAGAAGTGTGAACAATTTCCCTGCTTCCACATCATTCTCAGGAGGACTTTCAGCCCAGATCGGCTCATTCAGTAACCCAGCTTTTGGCCAAAATAACAATTTTAATGCTTTTTCTTCCGGGGGCAATAGTTTTAACCAATTCGGCGGTGCAAGTCTGTTTGACTCTTTCAGAGCAGGTTAG
- the LOC138978584 gene encoding uncharacterized protein DDB_G0290587-like isoform X2 produces the protein MKCMRDEIPVCIGDFNTTVRTFATEIDPRAFLVPIPEKLCVASQTYINCLHRVCPGLITQVEVGAIKVNLLLINVECALLAVPTAASPTGTATTTISMPTTPMTDIASVMKATTAFLVPPTDATTFATTTAATTAAEATTTMPPSPITDAELQQTASPAETDPTTVTTTTTTTTTTTAAPTTPRTAATNPPATLATEAETESTEAETESTEAETESMTDTTPFKTE, from the exons ATGAAGTGCATGAGAGATGAAATCCCTGTGTGCATTGGGGACTTCAACACCACCGTGCGTACCTTTGCCACGGAAATTGACCCCCGAGCTTTCCTTGTACCTATACCCGAAAAACTCTGCGT AGCATCACAGACCTACATCAACTGTCTGCATCGGGTGTGTCCTGGTTTGATCACTCAGGTGGAGGTGGGCGCCATTAAAGTCAACCTGCTGCTGATCAACGTGGAATGCG CTCTCCTTGCCGTCCCCACCGCAGCTTCACCAACTGGTACTGCAACGACGACAATCAGCATGCCCACAACACCTATGACGGACATTGCTTCAGTGATGAAAGCTACAACTGCCTTCCTGG TTCCTCCTACAGACGCCACCACctttgcaacaacaacagcagcaacgaCAGCAGCGGAAGCGACAACTACCATGCCACCATCACCAATCACAGACGCAGAACTACAGCAAACAGCTTCTCCTGCGGAAACCG ATCCCACCACTGttaccactaccaccaccaccactaccaccactactGCAGCCCCAACTACACCAAGGACAGCTGCCACAAACCCTCCAGCCACCCTGGCCACTGAAGCAGAAACAGAGTCTACGGAAGCAGAAACAGAGTCTACTGAAGCAGAAACAGAGTCTATGACGGACACTACTCCATTCAAAACAG AATGA
- the LOC138978586 gene encoding uncharacterized protein isoform X1, translated as MPKKTTAKKTPPDLPAVKQRERRVQQEQGFYSDLLKVKGRTATPKRDDNNIKRRQAATRKVLAEPVSKEDNGKHKKGTPDRSKQRELPSTGAAAPTQDGQTEPEAQERKEPVQNVVAVVQDDTVSSAAVKGFLHGDSLPWEQSPVRMEQSEGQLTIKGTIEQVHRVLQRLAKIKSKAASVPPTAQECVAKVNAVSDVSAENSNKEGGQNVTTVYIKSNRGEDVPVTVEVPIPIPPVQKCSHNAAVNSTIVSTATENCEDAEAIGETVVYREAEENCVHTDEHNDNSIKNISCRSLGARGLFESRVSSKIIDGIPEKSNTQELINQLSMKTLTASRASVTESRDTESHNESQTRKGSHFVQTLPSSLPGILPLDSAVRCGLCHEELVKEQVAQHMEVIHASREKAVNCDVCSLVFPNKRRLLVHLKSTHEAANLTCQICGKQFQCQRYLRTHLQRHAGVKKFECLRCGWRFFERHKLKFHMELHKAESERSLPYRCELCGKQFANKATWSDHCNTHSGLRPFECHECGATFGHRVGLRRHKLTHEKVKPFSCNKCSKTFSLKPKLDEHMITHTGVSKHTCDICEKVFTAATSLRRHTLKCPAVSMLSTHTRTTTRIHTNTTPDTTPESDLSAVALDTLETQDSEQPVFLCGTCNACFATYEAAEKHTLIHLALEEQEGDDMEPQVSSQDAAVVASGNGVTSGERENEISASVEELKQIQLAASTLADLSTK; from the exons ATGCCGAAGAAGACAACAGCGAAG AAGACTCCACCTGACCTGCCAGCAgtaaagcagagagagaggagggttCAGCAAGAGCAAGGATTTTACTCCGATTTACTCAAAGTCAAAGGCAGAACAGCAACGCCCAAACG GGATGACAACAATATCAAAAGACGCCAGGCGGCAACAAGGAAGGTACTGGCAGAGCCTGTGAGCAAGGAAGACAATGgaaaacacaagaaaggcacACCAGACCGCAGCAAGCAACGGGAACTGCCCAGCACTGGTGCAGCAGCCCCCACCCAAGATGGGCAGACAGAGCCAGAGGCACAGGAAAGGAAG GAGCCTGTGCAGAATGTTGTGGCAGTCGTCCAAGATGACACAGTGTCCTCAGCAGCAGTGAAAGGCTTTCTCCATGGTGATTCGTTGCCATGGGAACAAAGCCCTGTGAGGATGGAACAGTCAGAAGGCCAACTGACCATCAAAGGCACAATCGAACAGGTGCATCGTGTCTTGCAGCGGCTCGCAAAG ATAAAAAGTAAGGCAGCGTCTGTGCCTCCTACAGCACAAGAATGTGTTGCAAAAGTGAATGCTGTTTCTgatgtgtctgctgaaaacagcaacaaagagGGAGGACAAA ACGTAACCACAGTTTACATAAAGAGCAACCGTGGTGAAGATGTTCCAGTGACAGTTGAAGTACCAATACCAATACCACCAGTCCAAAAATGTTCCCACAATGCTGCTGTCAACTCTACCATTGTTTCCACAGCAACAGAAAATTGCGAAGATGCTGAGGCCATTGGTGAAACTGTTGTTTACAGAGAGGCAGAGGAGAATTGCGTGCACACAGATGAACACAATGACAACTCTATAAAAAATATTTCATGCAGATCTTTAGGAGCTAGGGGTTTGTTTGAAAGCAGGGTATCATCTAAAATCATTGATGGAATTCCAGAAAAATCAAATACCCAAGAACTGATAAACCAACTTTCCATGAAAACTTTGACTGCAAGTCGTGCTTCAGTGACTGAGAGTAGAGATACGGAATCACACAATGAATCACAGACCAGAAAGGGTAGCCACTTTGTTCAAACTCTACCTTCGTCGTTACCTGGAATACTTCCCTTGGATTCTGCAGTTCGATGTGGTTTATGCCATGAGGAGTTGGTCAAGGAACAAGTCGCACAACACATGGAGGTGATACACGCGTCGAGAGAAAAGGCGGTGAACTGTGACGTGTGTAGTTTGGTCTTCCCCAACAAGAGGAGACTGCTGGTGCATCTCAAGTCCACACATGAAGCTGCTAACTTGACATGTcag ATCTGTGGCAAGCAGTTCCAGTGTCAACGTTACCTTCGCACCCACCTCCAGCGACATGCTGGCGTCAAGAAGTTTGAGTGTCTCCGGTGCGGCTGGCGTTTCTTCGAGCGACACAAGCTCAAGTTTCACATGGAGCTGCATAAGGCAGAGAGCGAGAGGTCGTTACCGTATCGCTGTGAGCTGTGTGGGAAACAGTTTGCCAACAAGGCGACGTGGAGCGACCATTGCAACACTCACTCTGGGCTGCGACCCTTTGAGTGTCATGAGTGTGGAGCAACATTTGGTCACAG GGTTGGTTTACGCAGACACAAGCTGACTCATGAAAAAGTGAAGCCGTTTTCATGCAACAAATGTTCTAAGACCTTTTCACTGAAACCCAAACTGGATGAGCACATGATCACACACACTGGCGTCTCCAAGCATACTTGTGACATATGCGAAAAG GTGTTCACAGCTGCAACCTCTCTCAGACGGCACACCTTGAAATGCCCTGCAGTGTCGATGCTCAGCACCCACACCAGAACCACCACCAGAATCCACACCAACACCACACCAGACACAACCCCTGAATCCGACCTCAGTGCAGTAGCCTTGGACACTCTAGAAACTCAGGACTCGGAGCAACCTGTCTTTTTGTGCGGTACCTGCAACGCATGTTTTGCGACTTACGAGGCGGCTGAGAAGCACACTCTTATTCACCTTGCCTTGGAGGAGCAGGAAGGAGATGATATGGAGCCACAAGTTTCTTCTCAAGACGCTGCAGTGGTTGCTTCAGGGAATGGTGTAACTTCAGGTGAACGAGAAAATGAGATCAGCGCGAGTGTTGAGGAGTTGAAACAGATACAGCTTGCCGCCAGTACTCTGGCTGATCTATCAACAAAATAA